In a single window of the Neodiprion virginianus isolate iyNeoVirg1 chromosome 1, iyNeoVirg1.1, whole genome shotgun sequence genome:
- the LOC124296684 gene encoding retinol dehydrogenase 12-like, translating into MWPFSRSCQSTARLVGRTVVITGANTGIGKETARDLYRRGARVVLACRDLNKANAAIEELKSVPPSCPTREQFVGEPGEVVACKLDLNSLASVRECAKHISTTESAVHVLINNAGVMMCPKGVTEDGFETQLGTNHLGHFLFTLLLLPKIIQSRKDSDPCSRIINVSSMAHARGDINFDDLMSEKSYSPLKAYNQSKVANVLFTRELARRLKEANITGINVYTLHPGVIKSDLGRHLSAGPRFLLGIFRPFIKNIEQGAQTTIHCAVDEEAAKETGLYYKECAPTSPSSVALDDAKAARLWDTSIKLVGLPTHNLTELIEQVSKDYIK; encoded by the exons ATGTGGCCGTTTAGTCGATCGTGTCAAAGCACGGCTCGCTTAGTCGGAAGAACCGTTGTCATAACCGGTGCCAATACGGGGATCGGGAAGGAGACCGCACGGGATCTTTACAGAAGAG GCGCCAGAGTTGTCCTAGCATGCAGAGATCTGAACAAGGCCAATGCTGCGATTGAGGAATTGAAAAGCGTTCCACCCTCATG TCCGACCCGGGAACAGTTCGTCGGAGAACCTGGCGAAGTTGTCGCTTGTAAATTGGATCTGAACAGTTTAGCCAGCGTCAGAGAATGTGCGAAACACATTTCGACGACGGAGTCAGCTGTTCATGTTCTTATCAACAATGCCGGGGTCATGATGTGTCCGAAAGGGGTCACGGAAGACGGCTTCGAGACTCAGTTGGGCACCAATCACCTCGGTCACTTCCTCTTCACACTGCTGCTCCTTCCAAAGATCATTCAAAGTCGAAAGGACTCAGACCCCTGCTCCAGGATCATCAATGTTTCATCCATGGCTCACGCAA GAGGTGACATCAACTTCGACGATCTGATGTCAGAGAAGTCATACAGTCCATTGAAGGCCTACAACCAGAGCAAGGTGGCCAACGTGTTGTTCACGCGAGAATTGGCTCGCCGATTGAAAG AGGCGAACATCACCGGTATTAACGTCTATACCCTCCATCCGGGGGTCATCAAGTCTGACTTGGGTCGTCATCTCAGCGCAGGTCCCAGATTTTTATTGGGAATTTTTCGACCCTTCATCAAGAATATCGAGCAAGGAGCTCAGACAACCATTCACTGTGCGGTTGACGAGGAAGCAGCCAAGGAGACGGGCCTTTATTACAA GGAGTGTGCGCCAACCTCACCTTCGTCAGTGGCACTTGACGACGCGAAGGCAGCCAGACTTTGGGACACAAGCATAAAGTTGGTTGGTCTTCCGACTCACAATTTGACCGAACTGATTGAGCAGGTTTCCAAGGATTATATCAAGTGA
- the LOC124310292 gene encoding formin-like protein 5, with product MKFLILLALVALASADKRTARYPKPSVPPPPPPSFAFEPNNRDFIASASASFGASSSGYPYPPARPYPDESVSIASPAPVIPHATYGIPDRSTPVFNVPPQPPPPPPPPPPPPPPPPPPPPPPRPARVYGPPPPAPPPPPPPPPPPPPPPPPPPPPPPPPPPPIPAREYGPPVVEEPAPVYGPPEIAAPPPPPPPPPPPPPPPPPPPRPVPVYGPPAPYPPETCGPSIVRESPEPEQPFEQPSLPDIPPPPELTPFAPYEPQISEPGPVEQPPESIYPTDVIDVQEPEPIVREPLPIIPAAPSLTPFSYNTPEAPPQPQFTYGAPDISQEVTSNQFVEPRPVLPRIPPPPQIAQGPY from the exons ATG AAGTTTTTGATACTGCTGGCCCTTGTGGCCTTAGCAAGCGCCGACAAAAGGACTGCGAGGTATCCTAAGCCAAGTGTGCCGCCCCCGCCTCCGCCCTCCTTCGCATTCGAGCCCAATAACCGGGATTTCATCGCCTCGGCGTCGGCGAGTTTCGGTGCCTCTTCTTCGGGATACCCTTACCCACCCGCACGACCTTATCCCGATGAATCGGTGTCGATAGCTTCTCCGGCACCGGTCATCCCGCACGCCACCTACGGTATTCCGGATAGAAGCACGCCGGTCTTTAATGTGCCGCCCCAACCCCCGCCgccacctcctcctccaccacccccgcctccacctcctcctccaccaccCCCGCCACCAAG GCCTGCACGCGTCTACGGCCCCCCTCCTCCTGCACCGCCTCCACCCCCACCACCGCCTCCTCCGCCACCTCCACCCCCACCTCCTCCgccacccccacccccacctcCACCGCCTCCAATACCAGCACGAGAGTACGGTCCTCCGGTAGTCGAAGAACCCGCGCCAGTCTATGGACCACCGGAAATAGCAGCTCCACCGCCGCCACCAcctccacccccacccccaccacctcctcctccaccgCCACCGAGGCCCGTACCCGTCTACGGCCCCCCGGCCCCGTATCCGCCAGAAACGTGCGGGCCTTCAATAGTGAGAGAATCACCAGAGCCTGAGCAACCGTTTGAACAACCATCGCTGCCCGATATTCCACCACCACCTGAACTAACGCCATTCGCACCGTACGAGCCACAGATTTCTGAACCGGGTCCAGTGGAACAACCGCCGGAATCAATTTACCCGACGGACGTTATCGACGTGCAGGAACCCGAGCCAATCGTCCGAGAGCCACTGCCTATTATTCCGGCAGCACCTTCTCTAACGCCTTTCTCTTATAACACGCCGGAAGCACCTCCGCAACCTCAATTCACTTATGGGGCGCCAGATATATCCCAGGAGGTCACTTCCAATCAATTTGTTGAGCCACGACCTGTCTTACCGAGgattcctcctcctccgcagATAGCCCAAGGTCCGTATTGA
- the LOC124296680 gene encoding uncharacterized protein LOC124296680 isoform X2 yields MIPWNFLLAMVSVFCLTPGQIEAQKSGWNLTPNTQYHIQTDEGPERYFRYQTLNGQYRKEKRLADGTVIGTEGWLDPLGYLRIKDYIADTEGYRILRSKMVYVGEERPIEEAVSISKKVPAQSGILAKPQRPVNPFRQPELKELPGNGIEANTVTPLGSTASAPVHPGVHYQLPISTPAPVAPPTLYSPYGERAPLQTLEDGYSQPNTNYLPAFTPYQQPYVNQYNRYNQNPYSGYNQAAPPPSAVFQPPLYGQRYPEVGQGFRAYDSTRNETLRRSEIVQASPPAEQRTQTSGGQFPEYDGTHTVKDGFQYYLKTHYHEEENRPSEDEKIGSFGYIDPFGIRRVVYYKADAEHGFIHKKNNRYVGFQATPYDPQLPSRT; encoded by the exons ATGATACCCTGGAATTTTCTACTCGCAATG GTTTCGGTGTTCTGCTTAACCCCGGGACAAATTGAGGCGCAGAAAAGTGGCTGGAACTTAACGCCGAACACGCAGTACCACATTCAGACCGACGAAGGCCCCGAGCGCTACTTCCGGTATCAGACTCTGAACGGGCAGTACCGGAAGGAAAAACGACTCGCGGATGGAACCGTGATCGGAACTGAGGGCTGGCTAGATCCGCTGGGGTATTTACGAATCAAGGATTACATCGCAGACACGGAAGGATACAGGATACTTcg ATCCAAAATGGTTTACGTCGGAGAAGAGAGACCAATCGAAGAGGCAGTATCGATATCGAAGAAGGTGCCGGCGCAGAGTGGAATTCTAGCCAAACCTCAGAGGCCAGTAAATCCGTTCAG GCAACCCGAGCTGAAGGAGTTGCCGGGCAACGGGATCGAGGCCAACACGGTGACGCCTCTCGGCTCGACGGCGTCGGCGCCCGTCCATCCGGGGGTGCATTACCAGCTGCCCATCTCGACGCCGGCGCCGGTCGCACCCCCGACGCTCTACTCGCCGTACGGGGAAAGGGCGCCTCTTCAAACGCTGGAGGACGGTTACTCGCAGCCGAACACGAACTACCTTCCAGCCTTCACCCCGTACCAACAGCCATACGTGAACCAGTACAACCGGTACAACCAGAACCCGTACAGTGGGTATAACCAGGCTGCGCCGCCCCCGTCGGCGGTTTTCCAGCCGCCCCTTTACGGCCAGAGATACCCGGAAGTAGGCCAGGGCTTCCGGGCTTACGATTCGACCCGGAACGAGACCCTGCGGAGGAGCGAAATCGTCCAGGCGAGTCCTCCGGCCGAACAGAGGACTCAAACTTCAGGCGGTCAGTTTCCGGAGTACGATGGAACGCACACCGTGAAAGACGGGTTCCAGTACTACCTGAAAACGCACTACCACGAGGAGGAGAACCGGCCGAGCGAAGATGAGAAGATCGGCTCCTTTGGGTACATCGATCCCTTTGGGATACGGAGGGTGGTTTACTACAAGGCGGACGCCGAGCACGGTTTCATTCACAAGAAGAACAACCGTTACGTCGGGTTTCAAGCGACTCCCTACGACCCCCAGCTGCCATCTAGAACATAG
- the LOC124296680 gene encoding uncharacterized protein LOC124296680 isoform X1, whose product MITPRIIVVALNFLTVSVFCLTPGQIEAQKSGWNLTPNTQYHIQTDEGPERYFRYQTLNGQYRKEKRLADGTVIGTEGWLDPLGYLRIKDYIADTEGYRILRSKMVYVGEERPIEEAVSISKKVPAQSGILAKPQRPVNPFRQPELKELPGNGIEANTVTPLGSTASAPVHPGVHYQLPISTPAPVAPPTLYSPYGERAPLQTLEDGYSQPNTNYLPAFTPYQQPYVNQYNRYNQNPYSGYNQAAPPPSAVFQPPLYGQRYPEVGQGFRAYDSTRNETLRRSEIVQASPPAEQRTQTSGGQFPEYDGTHTVKDGFQYYLKTHYHEEENRPSEDEKIGSFGYIDPFGIRRVVYYKADAEHGFIHKKNNRYVGFQATPYDPQLPSRT is encoded by the exons ATGATCACGCCAAGGATTATTGTAGTTGCGCTGAATTTTCTCACG GTTTCGGTGTTCTGCTTAACCCCGGGACAAATTGAGGCGCAGAAAAGTGGCTGGAACTTAACGCCGAACACGCAGTACCACATTCAGACCGACGAAGGCCCCGAGCGCTACTTCCGGTATCAGACTCTGAACGGGCAGTACCGGAAGGAAAAACGACTCGCGGATGGAACCGTGATCGGAACTGAGGGCTGGCTAGATCCGCTGGGGTATTTACGAATCAAGGATTACATCGCAGACACGGAAGGATACAGGATACTTcg ATCCAAAATGGTTTACGTCGGAGAAGAGAGACCAATCGAAGAGGCAGTATCGATATCGAAGAAGGTGCCGGCGCAGAGTGGAATTCTAGCCAAACCTCAGAGGCCAGTAAATCCGTTCAG GCAACCCGAGCTGAAGGAGTTGCCGGGCAACGGGATCGAGGCCAACACGGTGACGCCTCTCGGCTCGACGGCGTCGGCGCCCGTCCATCCGGGGGTGCATTACCAGCTGCCCATCTCGACGCCGGCGCCGGTCGCACCCCCGACGCTCTACTCGCCGTACGGGGAAAGGGCGCCTCTTCAAACGCTGGAGGACGGTTACTCGCAGCCGAACACGAACTACCTTCCAGCCTTCACCCCGTACCAACAGCCATACGTGAACCAGTACAACCGGTACAACCAGAACCCGTACAGTGGGTATAACCAGGCTGCGCCGCCCCCGTCGGCGGTTTTCCAGCCGCCCCTTTACGGCCAGAGATACCCGGAAGTAGGCCAGGGCTTCCGGGCTTACGATTCGACCCGGAACGAGACCCTGCGGAGGAGCGAAATCGTCCAGGCGAGTCCTCCGGCCGAACAGAGGACTCAAACTTCAGGCGGTCAGTTTCCGGAGTACGATGGAACGCACACCGTGAAAGACGGGTTCCAGTACTACCTGAAAACGCACTACCACGAGGAGGAGAACCGGCCGAGCGAAGATGAGAAGATCGGCTCCTTTGGGTACATCGATCCCTTTGGGATACGGAGGGTGGTTTACTACAAGGCGGACGCCGAGCACGGTTTCATTCACAAGAAGAACAACCGTTACGTCGGGTTTCAAGCGACTCCCTACGACCCCCAGCTGCCATCTAGAACATAG
- the LOC124296685 gene encoding endocuticle structural glycoprotein SgAbd-2-like, whose protein sequence is MKLLAMAMLLAVASARPQREAYPEDVRSREQPVDDRRITSTQIPILQWNKQQDVDGTYKTNYETGNNIIAEESGYIKTLQGSDGESFPSLVQEGQYSYQAPDGTVINTRYIANENGFQVFGDHLPTPPPVSEEIQKGLDLIYEGIRLQEEEAKREAASKPAQQALAQSGDRRDEKDRIYQRQ, encoded by the exons ATGAAGCTTTTG GCTATGGCAATGTTATTGGCCGTCGCGTCGGCGAGACCGCAGCGTGAGGCTTATCCCGAGGACGTTCGAAGCAGGGAACAGCCCGTCGACGATAGGCGAATCACCTCGACCCAGATCCCCATTCTCCAGTGGAACAAGCAACAGGACGTCGACGGCACCTACAAGACCAa CTACGAAACTGGAAACAACATCATCGCCGAGGAAAGCGGATACATCAAAACGCTCCAAGGAAGCGACGGCGAGTCCTTTCCATCTCTGGTCCAGGAAGGTCAGTACTCGTACCAAGCTCCCGACGGTACCGTGATCAACACTCGTTACATCGCGAATGAGAATGGATTCCAAGTCTTCGGAGATCACCTCCCCACCCCGCCCCCGGTAAGCGAGGAGATCCAGAAGGGTCTGGACCTCATCTACGAAGGAATCCGTCTGCAGGAG GAGGAAGCCAAGCGTGAAGCCGCTTCAAAGCCGGCACAACAGGCGCTGGCTCAATCCGGTGACAGAAGAGACGAGAAAGACAGGATCTACCAACGGCAGTAA
- the LOC124301047 gene encoding folliculin-interacting protein 2, whose product MPLFKNLFSARNESNKYADKILPANKSNGASDRKSVSFQKDQIRVLLFRDCERRGEQKLLFDSISVEKIPVKFRCGGSKNSVTEKDDIYIEIDDEFVYEYKKVECDDVGFLKEMVFGSVAMTYRGPSFKIHAMNSPRRIMCAKVFPAPEHTSCKQNERHSGETLGNSMSIDGNNDNGSSSMLTVVSQSNLMNSYGNRLSPEMRKNSTSSSTGSSWDIDISAAPPAGGSSQSLESSSSSGVGSLSSLRRRWLRAISTSLSRSESEDLFGLQYCPLDGSHDNYDSRTRRHRTRIGLAVLVELTQGHERSMEARLLEHGALLEGMLDRLRRSCHRGGQNKGKGLVARMHRASTHCTLWLLRLFMNTTNLPTPLLWHKVLLTPNTAGELKVHTLQHSLQLMGRLFDDVDTKSTNFFLSTLVTAVLTHHLGWVHTVLSSGDRQLVETLAKRYPCNPLWAQLCDLYGALGTPLRVAHTVIVGETDKTDLINTVLSFLSYFIRSGNIERRRERRCSPQRELQEAVVLLKKLEAKGSLSCKAKRDSTTNDTSAGTESVFSSRQMNAASSLQRKTSKRRVDFSADNSASTNACHNLCLNQNLEGKALKLKRSETMIQNLDALTTDSVKTYNNYYVKYKSFDDDECQKLSAFPHSREKDQNSNSVKIVVSESPLLERDKRREYLQRSTQLQELESKMSNRDLEAAYVDTKLESLKRYEGNDFDASKLCSDDTDGIESSLTSINQGNFGKEENVRFVLGGEEKSVESKVGLQQKCYCQCAFSRVPSTSAQLPEDVLRKIIQRNFPESSKSIKNTSSTSTKERSMGHCLNCFGASFAPSHTYEGNNLLLETPTNATEVLRTCNSASSVDNRGAKINRRNSLEYLMEANGVVELPMPRSKRFVVKSDEEPDQQAGLAGSLKFGEVRSISVVKDTDPCNTGGYTWGLVVQGLSKRKKKKRKKKIVDDELDAESEDEWLGCVRDEVEAAFHSPVVDQPISEALCIVADVDSWQVGVLSNNTPTLKAPLPVGMSRLVANMLEAFAYVWRKYHSPIHCVRVLEGKLREMWLRSEALAQMLIGAELEDVSVDSLTDALDLDAADIPVLLAVAATHSPVVARRFGLSLA is encoded by the exons ATGCCTTTGTTCAAGAATTTGTTCTCAGCTAGAAACGAGTCTAATAAAtacgctgataaaattttaccagCGAATAAAAGTAACGGAGCGAGTGATAG GAAATCTGTCTCTTTTCAAAAGGACCAAATTAGGGTATTATTATTTCGAGACTGTGAGCGCAGGGGTGAGCAGAAACTGTTATTCGATTCGATATCCGTTGAGAAAATTCCTGTCAAGTTTCGATGCGGAGGTTCAAAGAATTCCGTCACAGAAAAAGACGATATCTACATAGAAATTGACGATGAGTTTGTTTATGAG TATAAGAAGGTGGAGTGTGACGATGTCGGCTTCCTGAAAGAAATGGTATTTGGTTCTGTGGCCATGACTTACAGAGGACCTTCTTTCAAG atTCATGCTATGAATTCTCCTCGACGAATCATGTGTGCAAAGGTTTTTCCTGCCCCGGAGCACACTTCCTGCAAACAGAA TGAAAGGCACTCTGGTGAGACTTTGGGAAATTCCATGAGTATTGATGGTAATAATGACAATGGGAGTTCAAGTATGCTGACTGTCG TGTCCCAGTCGAACCTAATGAATTCGTATGGGAACCGGCTTAGTCcagagatgagaaaaaattccacCAGTTCCAGCACCGGCAGCAGTTGGGATATCGACATTTCAGCTGCACCACCAGCTGGTGGTA GCTCGCAGTCGTTGGAAAGTAGCAGCTCATCAGGTGTTGGCAGTTTATCTAGTCTTCGACGAAGGTGGCTTCGAGCTATCTCAACATCATTGAGCCGATCCGAATCTGAAGACTTGTTTGGACTACAATACTGTCCACTTGACGGGTCACATGATAACTACGATAGTCGGACTCGCCGGCACAGAACTAGAATCGGTTTAGCAGTTTTAGTTGAACTGACGCAAGGTCATGAACG GAGCATGGAAGCTCGTCTGTTAGAACATGGTGCTCTGCTCGAGGGGATGTTAGACCGGTTACGGCGGTCATGTCATAGAGGTGGTCAAAACAAGGGCAAAGGACTGGTGGCGCGAATGCATCGAGCATCGACACACTGTACATTATGGCTGCTGCGACTGTTTATGAATACAACAAATTTGCCAACTCCGTTATTGTGGCATAAGGTTCTGCTGACTCCAAACACAGCCGGGGAATTGAAAGTTCATACGTTGCAGCACAGTCTTCAATTGATGGGCCGTTTGTTTGATGATGTTGATACCAAGTCGACAAATTT TTTCCTCAGCACCCTAGTCACTGCTGTGCTGACGCACCACTTAGGTTGGGTACACACCGTGTTATCCTCTGGTGATCGTCAATTG GTAGAAACGTTGGCCAAGCGTTATCCGTGCAATCCACTCTGGGCCCAACTCTGCGATTTGTATGGGGCTCTGGGTACACCCCTAAGAGTTGCCCATACGGTGATCGTTGGTGAGACAGATAAGACAGACTTAATAAATACAGTGTTGTCATTTTTGTCCTACTTCATACGCAGTGGGAATATTGAGCGGAGACGAGAGCGGAGATGTTCACCTCAGCGAGAGCTGCAAGAGGCAgttgttttattaaaaaaactaGAAGCTAAGGGTTCTCTTTCGTGCAAAGCTAAGCGTGACTCTACGACCAACGATACAAGTGCCGGTACAGAGTCAGTGTTTTCATCTCGTCAAATGAATGCGGCTTCGTCTCTTCAACGGAAAACTTCTAAACGGCGAGTCGATTTTTCCGCCGATAATTCTGCTAGCACGAATGCCTGTCACAATTTGTGTCTCAATCAAAACTTGGAGGGAAAAGCATTAAAGTTAAAAAGAAGTGAAACGATGATACAAAATCTCGATGCCCTTACCACGGACTCGGTTAAAACATATAACAACTATTATGTCAAGTACAAGTCATTTGACGACGATGAATGTCAAAAATTGAGTGCGTTTCCCCACTCTAGGGAAAAggatcaaaattcaaattctgtGAAAATAGTTGTAAGTGAAAGTCCACTTCTGGAACGAGATAAGCGGCGAGAATATTTACAGCGCAGTACGCAGCTTCAAGAGTTGGAGAGTAAAATGAGTAACAGAGATTTAGAGGCTGCATACGTTGACACCAAGCTTGAGTCATTAAAAAGATATGAAGGGAACGACTTTGATGCAAGTAAATTGTGTTCAGATGATACCGATGGCATTGAGTCGTCTCTCACGAGTATTAATCAGGGAAATTTTGGCAAAGAAGAGAACGTTCGTTTCGTACTTGGTGGCGAGGAAAAATCTGTTGAGTCTAAGGTTGGTTTACAACAAAAATGTTATTGTCAATGCGCATTCTCCAGAGTGCCGAGTACCTCTGCGCAGCTCCCCGAAGATGTActcagaaaaattattcaaagaaaCTTCCCCGAGTCGtcaaaaagtataaaaaataccaGCAGCACTTCTACCAAAGAAAGGTCTATGGGCCATTGCCTGAATTGTTTTGGTGCAAGCTTCGCACCCTCCCATACCTACGAAGGCAATAATCTACTGCTCGAAACACCCACCAATGCTACCGAGGTGCTTCGCACGTGTAACAGTGCAAGTTCCGTTGATAATCGTGGAGCTAAAATAAATCGGCGCAACAGTTTGGAGTATTTAATGGAGGCAAACGGGGTTGTCGAACTTCCTATGCCAAG ATCAAAAAGATTCGTTGTTAAAAGTGACGAGGAGCCTGATCAACAAGCAGGACTGGCTGGTTCTTTAAAATTCGGAGAAGTTCGTAGTATAAGTGTTGTCAAGGACACCGATCCCTGCAACACCGGTGGATATACCTGGGGTCTCGTAGTTCAGGGAttgtcgaaaagaaaaaaaaagaaacgaaagaagaaaatcgtCGACGATGAACTCGATGCAGAGAGTGAAGACGAGTGGCTGGGCTGTGTCAGGGATGAAGTAGAGGCTGCTTTCCATTCCCCTGTAGTCGATCAGCCTATTTCCGAAGCTCTGTGCATCGTGGCCGACGTCGATAGCTGGCAAGTCGGAGTTCTCTCCAACAACACGCCCACCCTGAAAGCTCCGCTTCCTGTTGGAATGTCTCGACTTGTTGCTAACATGCTTGAAGCGTTTGCCTACGTCTGGCGGAAATATCACTCGCCCATTCAC tgTGTCCGAGTCCTGGAGGGGAAGCTACGGGAGATGTGGTTGCGGAGTGAAGCTCTGGCACAGATGCTGATCGGCGCTGAGCTGGAGGACGTCAGCGTAGACTCCCTAACGGATGCTCTTGATCTTGACGCAGCTGATATACCTGTACTTTTAGCAGTAGCCGCGACTCATTCGCCAGTAGTTGCACGAAGATTTGGGCTTAGCTTAGCCTAG
- the LOC124310563 gene encoding dnaJ homolog subfamily B member 13-like, whose translation MGIDYYGVLSLKKNSTDLEIKKAFRRLAIHYNPERQKDRGVQAVFSLIAEAYDVLSDPFKRAIYDQYGEEGLKRGVPGPQDYIHPYVFHGDPLRTYRDFFGTSSPYADLLDVLANPLPLYELPEGRGIKRKEEPLIKPLLLTLNEVFFGGVKKMKIQRLVLSGDGKSATVPREKILTIPIKPGLPSGTEILFPEEGDQGPTKIPADIIFVTEDRPHDTFVRDGSNLLMIVDVFLREALTGFIVTVNTIDERILRVPITSVVSPGYEKLVIGEGLPLVENPKERGDLIIRFNIEFPAYMPNSSKNYVKKAFRVSSAGGEKGDAEYIQRLILADKLRRNIDSDIPLRRESDDDEKRQLRGICNP comes from the exons CGGCGTTTTgtcgttgaagaaaaattccaccgatttggaaataaaaaaggc GTTTCGGAGATTGGCAATTCATTATAATCCGGAAAGACAAAAAGACAGGGGCGTTCAAGCGGTCTTCAGCCTGATCGCCGAGGCTTACGATGTACTTTCAGATCCGTTCAAAAGAGCAATCTACGATCAGTACGGCGAGGAGGGATTGAAGAGGGGGGTTCCCGGCCCCCAAGACTACATCCACCCTTACGTTTTCCACGGTGATCCCCTCAGGACCTACAG GGATTTTTTCGGCACTTCCAGTCCGTACGCCGACCTCCTTGACGTTCTCGCCAATCCTTTACCTCTCTACGAGTTGCCCGAAGGAAGAGGAATCAAGCGCAAGGAGGAGCCGCTCATTAAACCCCTTTTACTTACTTTGAATgag GTATTCTTCGGAGGAgtgaagaagatgaagatcCAGAGATTAGTCCTATCGGGGGACGGTAAGTCGGCCACGGTACCGAGGGAGAAAATTCTGACCATCCCGATAAAGCCGGGGCTTCCCTCGGGGACGGAGATCCTGTTTCCCGAAGAGGGCGACCAAGGTCCTACGAAAATACCCG CCGACATCATCTTCGTAACCGAGGACCGTCCTCACGACACCTTCGTCAGAGACGGTTCCAATCTCCTAATGATCGTCGATGTCTTTCTTCGCGAAGCCCTGACTGGCTTCATCGTCACGGTTAACACGATCGACGAGAGGATTCTTCGGGTGCCCATAACTTCCGTCGTCTC GCCAGGTTACGAAAAATTGGTGATCGGTGAGGGGTTGCCGTTGGTGGAAAACCCGAAGGAAAGGGGCGATCTTATTATACGATTCAACATCGAGTTTCCCGCCTACATGCCGAACTCGAGTAAGAATTACGTCAAGAAGGCATTCAGAGTATCGTCAGCTGGCGGCGAGAAGGGCGACGCGGAGTATATTCAGCGACTTATTTTGGCCGATAAACTCCGGAGGAACATCGATTCGGACATTCCTTTACGCAGAGAGTCGGATGACGACGAGAAACGACAGCTCAGAGGTATCTGCAATCCGTGA